In [Phormidium] sp. ETS-05, the genomic window CCTTGTCCTCTGTCCTTTGTCACTTGTCCTTTGTCACTTGTCCTTTGTCACTTGTCCTTTGTCACTTGTCCTTTGTCACTTGTCCTTTGTCACTTGTATGAATAAACGGATGTCTATTTTGCCCTTTGTAACCTGCCTCTTTTTCGCTTGTATGAATAAACAAAGGACTAATGACAAAGGACAAAGGACAAAGGACTAATGACTAATGACTATTATCAATTTGCTTCTTTGTTTGCTCCCGGAGCGCTTGCAACTGGGGCGACACCACCACATCTATAGATATGGGGTCATCCAAGCGGCGCGTTTCCAGTGGTAGAGCCGCCACAGAAGCGCTAGTACGAACGGCAATTTCTTCTAAGGTGTCTGCAGGGACTACCCGCTCTCCCCCCTTTACCACCAGGTCCAGCAGGGGTGTTTCTCCATCCAGCGGCGTTTCTGTCGCCAGTGCCAACCTATCTCCCGCCACCACACCGTCCACCGTGCGGCGAAATACCTGTTTCCGTCCTGGATAAGAAGGTTTACCGCTAGATTGTTTCATCACTGGGATGCCGTCAAGGTCAACCAATTTATAAACGCCATTTACCGGCGTCCCGGTCACGAGCCGGGTCCCTAAACCGTAGCCATCAATGCAGGCTCCGGCAGCTTTTAAGGCAGCAATTTCCCACTCATCTAAATCGCCGCTGGCAAATATGGGCACTTCTGGTAATAAGGAGCGCACTTCTTGGGAGAGGCTGACCAAATCTCCCGAGTCGATGCGGACTCCGGCGAGTTCTACTTCTCCTGTTTTCACCCGTTCTGCCAGTTTTCTGGCGGCGTTGAGGGTATCGTAAGTGTCGATAAGCAGGGGCGCCCCGGGAAAGTAATGGTGAAATGTGGTAAATGCCTGCATTTCGCTGCCTTCGGTGGCGGTGAGAGCCATAACTAGGGCGTGAGCCATAGTCCCGGTGGGT contains:
- a CDS encoding nicotinate phosphoribosyltransferase, with the protein product MRNTENSVNPPLTVNPEEYGLLTDLYQLTMVACYAGEGLEERPASFELFTRRLPAGWGYAVAMGLSQAVEYLEQLQFTPEQIASLKTTGIFANAPSAFWSLLESAKFTGDLWAVPEGTVVFPNEPILRIDAPLWQAQLVETYLLCTINYQTAIATRAARMRDAAGPNAILLEFGTRRAFGPGAAIWAARAALAAGLDATSNVLAALKLGRKPTGTMAHALVMALTATEGSEMQAFTTFHHYFPGAPLLIDTYDTLNAARKLAERVKTGEVELAGVRIDSGDLVSLSQEVRSLLPEVPIFASGDLDEWEIAALKAAGACIDGYGLGTRLVTGTPVNGVYKLVDLDGIPVMKQSSGKPSYPGRKQVFRRTVDGVVAGDRLALATETPLDGETPLLDLVVKGGERVVPADTLEEIAVRTSASVAALPLETRRLDDPISIDVVVSPQLQALREQTKKQIDNSH